From the Acidimicrobiia bacterium genome, one window contains:
- the ruvA gene encoding Holliday junction branch migration protein RuvA translates to MIGRLRGTIVARRTDGVTLDVAGVGYEVIVTPQTLSSVPGVGEAAVLHTHLHVREDAMTLYGFADEQGRDMFRLLLATSGIGPKVAMAILGSMRVDELHRAVIGEDIDALTVVPGIGKRSAQRLLIDLKPKLVDADYVSLGGDSGSGRVREALEGLGYAAAEIRAIIPEIPEDAPLEEQIRVALRALGRQA, encoded by the coding sequence ATGATCGGTCGTCTCCGGGGAACGATCGTCGCGCGTCGCACCGACGGTGTGACTCTGGACGTTGCAGGCGTCGGGTACGAGGTCATTGTGACTCCACAGACCCTCAGCTCTGTTCCGGGCGTTGGAGAAGCCGCCGTGCTCCACACCCACCTGCACGTTCGTGAAGATGCGATGACTCTCTACGGCTTCGCGGACGAGCAGGGTCGCGACATGTTCAGGCTGCTTCTGGCTACCTCGGGCATTGGTCCGAAGGTGGCGATGGCGATCCTGGGCAGCATGCGCGTCGATGAGCTTCATCGTGCCGTCATCGGAGAAGACATCGATGCTCTCACGGTCGTTCCCGGCATCGGCAAGCGGAGTGCACAGAGGTTGTTGATCGACCTCAAGCCGAAACTGGTCGACGCAGACTATGTTTCGCTGGGCGGAGACTCCGGGTCCGGACGGGTTCGCGAGGCACTCGAAGGTCTCGGCTACGCGGCCGCGGAGATCCGTGCGATCATTCCCGAGATTCCCGAAGATGCGCCCCTGGAGGAGCAGATCCGTGTGGCGCTGAGGGCTTTGGGGAGGCAAGCATGA
- the pdxT gene encoding pyridoxal 5'-phosphate synthase glutaminase subunit PdxT — protein sequence MGPVGVLALQGDFREHQQSLERLEVETRQIRRPTDLNGVTALVLPGGESTTIGRLATLYGMIDPLREAIRGGLPTLGTCAGLIFLAAEVVRDGPPLLEVLDVVVERNAFGRQNESFENLVDVEGLDSPIVGVFIRAPRVVGVGPDVRVLATHAEQIVMVRQGNVLAAAFHPELTDDLRIHEMLLSMREEN from the coding sequence ATGGGCCCGGTCGGCGTTCTCGCCCTCCAGGGAGATTTCCGGGAGCACCAGCAGAGCCTCGAACGATTGGAAGTCGAGACTCGTCAAATCAGAAGACCGACCGATCTGAACGGCGTGACCGCTCTCGTCCTTCCGGGTGGCGAATCGACGACCATCGGACGGCTGGCCACCCTATACGGAATGATCGACCCACTTCGAGAAGCGATCAGAGGCGGACTGCCGACTCTCGGCACCTGCGCCGGTCTCATCTTCCTCGCCGCCGAGGTTGTCAGGGACGGTCCGCCCCTACTCGAAGTCCTGGACGTCGTGGTCGAGCGAAATGCCTTCGGTCGTCAGAACGAGTCCTTTGAGAACCTGGTGGATGTCGAGGGTCTCGACTCGCCGATCGTCGGCGTCTTCATCAGGGCACCCCGGGTGGTCGGCGTCGGGCCGGACGTCCGGGTCCTGGCCACCCACGCCGAACAGATCGTGATGGTGCGACAGGGCAATGTTCTCGCCGCCGCGTTCCATCCGGAGTTGACGGACGATCTGCGGATTCACGAGATGTTGTTGAGTATGCGGGAGGAGAACTGA
- the ruvC gene encoding crossover junction endodeoxyribonuclease RuvC, translated as MFVLGIDPGLTRTGYGLIDSTADGPRLRAVGVIRTDTGDSTAYRLLELHRDLTEIIEEHRPDAMAIEQVFTNKNLRTSIAVGRASGVALLAAAAAGLPVHEYTPTQVKSAVAGFGQADKRQVQRMVAQRLGLVEAPKPADAADALAVAICHLQAFRLAARMPG; from the coding sequence ATGTTCGTTTTGGGAATCGATCCCGGACTCACCAGAACCGGATACGGGCTCATCGACAGCACTGCCGACGGACCGCGTCTCCGCGCAGTCGGTGTGATCCGAACCGACACCGGAGATTCAACTGCATACCGTTTGCTGGAGCTGCACCGTGATCTGACCGAGATCATCGAAGAGCACCGGCCGGACGCCATGGCGATAGAACAGGTATTCACAAACAAGAATCTCCGAACCTCGATCGCCGTCGGGCGGGCCTCCGGCGTCGCCCTGCTGGCGGCCGCGGCAGCCGGGCTCCCGGTTCACGAGTACACCCCCACGCAGGTGAAATCGGCGGTGGCCGGCTTCGGCCAGGCCGACAAACGCCAGGTTCAGCGTATGGTGGCTCAGCGGCTCGGACTGGTAGAGGCACCGAAACCGGCGGATGCCGCAGACGCCCTGGCAGTCGCTATCTGCCATCTTCAGGCTTTTCGCCTGGCGGCGAGGATGCCGGGATGA
- the queA gene encoding tRNA preQ1(34) S-adenosylmethionine ribosyltransferase-isomerase QueA yields MKTADFFYDLPETAIAQTPIEPRDAARLLDTRDMTDRRFEELPHMLEAGDLLVVNRTRVRAARLLGTKSETGGAVETLLLSQTGDGGWDALIKPARRVRAGLRIEFARGLNAVVRQAPVDGRCIIEFPGRDDHELPDLIEAIGQVPLPPYIREPLADASRYQTVYANEVGSAAAPTAGLHFTENVLKSLAERGVERAHVDLEVGLDTFRPISVEEVEDHRMHSEKVLVPEETCAAISATRRRGGRIVAVGTTVVRSLESAADEDGIVHPFDAATALFINPGYRFRAVDGLITNFHVPGSTLVVLVAAILGNRWRAAYEEALERGYRFLSFGDAMYAEVKRL; encoded by the coding sequence ATGAAAACGGCCGATTTCTTCTACGACCTGCCGGAGACGGCCATTGCCCAGACCCCGATCGAGCCGCGCGATGCGGCGCGGCTGTTGGACACCCGCGACATGACGGATAGGCGATTCGAGGAGCTTCCCCACATGCTCGAAGCGGGCGATCTCCTGGTCGTGAATCGGACGAGGGTTCGGGCGGCACGCCTGCTGGGAACGAAGAGTGAGACCGGAGGAGCCGTTGAAACCCTCCTTCTCTCCCAGACGGGTGACGGTGGTTGGGATGCACTGATAAAACCGGCACGACGGGTCCGTGCCGGCTTGCGGATCGAGTTCGCGCGAGGGCTCAACGCGGTCGTGCGGCAAGCGCCCGTCGACGGGCGCTGCATCATCGAGTTTCCCGGGCGGGACGATCACGAGTTGCCTGATCTCATCGAGGCAATCGGTCAGGTTCCGCTTCCTCCATACATCCGGGAACCCCTGGCGGACGCAAGTCGATACCAGACGGTCTACGCGAACGAGGTCGGCTCGGCAGCCGCTCCGACGGCCGGACTGCACTTCACGGAGAATGTATTGAAATCCCTCGCCGAGCGGGGAGTCGAAAGGGCGCACGTCGATCTGGAGGTCGGTCTGGACACTTTCAGGCCGATTTCCGTCGAGGAGGTTGAAGACCATCGAATGCACAGCGAGAAGGTGCTGGTTCCCGAGGAAACCTGCGCGGCGATTTCTGCGACGAGAAGAAGGGGGGGACGGATCGTTGCGGTCGGAACCACGGTCGTGCGCTCCTTGGAGTCGGCGGCCGACGAGGACGGCATCGTCCATCCTTTCGATGCTGCAACCGCACTCTTCATCAATCCCGGCTACCGGTTTCGCGCCGTCGACGGTTTGATCACGAACTTCCATGTACCCGGTTCTACCCTGGTAGTCCTCGTTGCGGCGATTCTCGGCAATCGATGGAGAG
- a CDS encoding YebC/PmpR family DNA-binding transcriptional regulator has product MAGHSKWANIKHRKGRQDAARGKLFAKLAKAIEASARQGGGDPAMNPTLATAIAKAKAASMPNDNIDRAVKRGSGEGADAVDFSEVWYEGYGPGGVAVYIHVLTDNRNRAASDVRSTMTRNNGSLGEPGSVGYLFEQKGYIIATGDEETVMLGALDAGAEDVRESDGAFEVITPPSDMPSVKDALEELGATIESADVTQLPSTTVPLERETAGKVLRLIDALEDLDDVQDVYANFDIPDEVMAALSE; this is encoded by the coding sequence ATGGCAGGTCATTCGAAATGGGCCAACATCAAGCATCGGAAGGGCCGCCAGGACGCGGCTCGCGGAAAGCTGTTTGCCAAACTCGCCAAGGCTATCGAAGCCTCCGCCCGCCAGGGTGGGGGTGATCCGGCGATGAATCCCACCCTGGCGACCGCGATCGCCAAGGCCAAGGCTGCCTCGATGCCCAACGACAACATCGATCGGGCGGTCAAGCGAGGGTCCGGAGAAGGCGCAGATGCCGTCGACTTCAGCGAGGTCTGGTATGAGGGATACGGCCCGGGGGGCGTTGCGGTATACATCCATGTTCTGACCGACAACCGGAATCGGGCGGCTTCGGACGTCCGATCGACGATGACTCGAAACAACGGGAGCCTCGGGGAACCCGGTTCCGTCGGATATCTCTTCGAGCAGAAGGGATACATAATCGCCACCGGAGACGAGGAGACGGTGATGCTCGGCGCCCTCGACGCAGGCGCGGAGGATGTTCGTGAATCGGATGGAGCCTTCGAGGTCATCACACCGCCTTCCGATATGCCTTCGGTCAAAGACGCTTTGGAAGAGCTGGGGGCCACAATCGAATCCGCCGACGTGACCCAGTTGCCCAGCACGACGGTTCCTCTCGAAAGAGAGACGGCAGGCAAGGTGCTACGACTGATCGACGCGTTGGAGGATCTCGATGACGTCCAGGACGTCTACGCCAATTTCGACATACCGGACGAGGTCATGGCGGCACTCAGTGAGTGA
- the pdxS gene encoding pyridoxal 5'-phosphate synthase lyase subunit PdxS: MERGTERVKRGLAEMLKGGVIMDVVNAEHARIAQDAGAVAVMALERVPADIRADGGVARMSDPEMIEGIMDAVTIPVMAKVRIGHFVEAQILQSMGVDYIDESEVLTPADEEHHIDKWSFTTPFVCGARNLGEALRRIGEGAAMIRTKGEAGTGNVVEAVRHMRRITNEIRSLASMTPEQLMSAARDLGAPFDLVQEVAETGKLPVVNFAAGGLATPADAALMMQLGCDGVFVGSGIFKSSDPSARAKAIVEATTYANDPDQLVKVSRGLGEAMPGKEIAGLDVQLADRGW; encoded by the coding sequence GTGGAACGAGGGACCGAACGAGTCAAGCGAGGGCTTGCGGAAATGCTCAAGGGCGGCGTCATCATGGACGTCGTCAACGCCGAGCACGCAAGAATCGCTCAGGATGCCGGCGCTGTGGCAGTCATGGCCCTCGAACGGGTTCCCGCCGATATTCGAGCCGACGGCGGGGTCGCCCGTATGTCGGACCCGGAAATGATCGAAGGGATCATGGATGCGGTCACCATCCCGGTGATGGCCAAAGTCCGTATCGGACACTTCGTCGAAGCGCAGATCCTCCAGTCGATGGGCGTCGACTACATCGACGAGTCCGAAGTGCTCACGCCTGCCGACGAAGAGCACCACATCGACAAATGGTCGTTCACGACCCCCTTCGTGTGCGGAGCCCGCAACCTGGGTGAGGCACTTCGCCGGATCGGCGAAGGGGCCGCCATGATTCGCACTAAGGGTGAGGCGGGTACCGGAAACGTCGTTGAGGCGGTCCGGCACATGCGGCGCATCACAAACGAGATACGGTCGCTCGCCTCGATGACGCCGGAGCAGCTGATGTCGGCGGCAAGGGATCTGGGAGCCCCGTTCGATCTCGTCCAGGAAGTCGCCGAGACCGGCAAGCTGCCCGTGGTCAACTTCGCAGCGGGGGGGCTCGCCACTCCGGCGGATGCGGCCCTCATGATGCAACTGGGATGCGACGGAGTGTTTGTCGGCTCCGGGATATTCAAGAGCTCGGACCCGTCGGCGCGTGCCAAAGCAATCGTTGAAGCCACCACCTATGCCAACGACCCGGACCAGCTGGTCAAGGTTTCCAGAGGCCTCGGTGAGGCCATGCCCGGCAAGGAGATCGCCGGCCTCGACGTGCAGTTGGCCGACCGGGGCTGGTGA
- the ruvB gene encoding Holliday junction branch migration DNA helicase RuvB: MRDERILMADPVSEEEQATELSLRPRRLDEFVGQPKLKERLGISIDAAAQLGKPLDHVLLSGPPGLGKTTLATILANELGTRLRVTSGPALERPGDLASMLTNLEQGDVFFVDEIHRLPRIVEEVLYPAMEDFELDIILGKGPSAQSIRLDLPRFTLVGATTRKGKVTAPLRDRFGIVDKLDYYEASDLKAIVTRSAAILDVDITEDGAGIISRRSRGTPRIANRLLARVRDYAIARAAGIVDEPTTRKALEIFEVDELGLDKVDRAIIASIVNKFGGGPVGLSTLAIAVGEEPETVEDAYEPFLLQIGLLQRTPRGRMATAYAYTHLGLEPPATPQQILPGT; the protein is encoded by the coding sequence ATGAGAGACGAGCGGATCCTGATGGCCGACCCAGTGAGCGAGGAAGAGCAGGCCACCGAGCTGAGCCTGCGGCCGCGTCGACTCGACGAGTTCGTCGGCCAGCCGAAACTGAAGGAACGGCTCGGCATCTCGATCGACGCAGCGGCACAGTTGGGCAAACCACTCGACCACGTCTTGCTGTCCGGCCCGCCGGGGCTCGGAAAGACGACCCTGGCAACGATCCTCGCCAACGAACTAGGCACTCGCCTCCGTGTTACGTCAGGTCCGGCGCTCGAGCGACCGGGCGACCTCGCTTCGATGTTGACCAATCTCGAACAGGGTGATGTGTTCTTTGTCGATGAGATTCACCGGCTGCCCCGTATTGTCGAAGAGGTCCTCTATCCGGCGATGGAAGATTTCGAACTCGACATCATTCTCGGCAAGGGGCCGTCGGCTCAGTCGATTCGACTCGACCTTCCTCGTTTCACGCTGGTCGGGGCAACAACGCGCAAGGGCAAGGTGACCGCCCCTTTGCGGGACAGGTTCGGAATCGTCGACAAACTGGATTACTACGAGGCCTCCGATCTGAAGGCGATCGTCACCCGGTCTGCTGCGATCCTCGACGTGGACATCACGGAAGATGGGGCTGGGATAATCTCACGGCGGAGCCGCGGAACCCCCCGAATCGCCAATAGGTTGCTGGCACGGGTCAGGGATTACGCCATCGCCCGCGCCGCCGGCATCGTCGATGAGCCCACGACCCGCAAGGCCCTCGAGATCTTCGAAGTCGACGAGTTGGGCCTCGACAAAGTCGACCGAGCGATAATTGCTTCCATCGTGAACAAGTTCGGAGGCGGGCCGGTGGGCCTGTCCACTCTGGCGATCGCGGTCGGCGAAGAACCGGAGACCGTCGAAGACGCCTACGAGCCGTTCCTGCTCCAGATCGGCCTGCTGCAGCGCACCCCTCGCGGGCGGATGGCAACCGCCTACGCCTACACGCACCTGGGACTCGAGCCACCTGCGACACCGCAGCAGATCCTGCCGGGTACCTAG